The genomic segment CGGGCTGGAAGGTAGGCGGGGTTGGGGGTGGCGCGAGCACGGCTGTCCTCCGTGTAGCGCTCGGTGAGGTTGCTGCCCGCCACGACGACGCCGGTCCGGTCGCCGGGCGGTGCGACCTCGTGCAGCCCCGCCTGCTGCCACGCCTGCAGGGCCACGGTGACGGCCGCCTGTACCGGGAGCGGCGAGCGGCGCGCGGTGCGCAGTGCGAGGTCGCGCAGCGGGGCGGGGAGCTGTCGCAGGGCGTCCAGGGACCGGTCGAGAGCGAAGTCACGCAGCGGCGCGGTGAACGCCGGGCCGGGCGCCGGCCCCGGGCCCGGTGCGGACAGCCCGCTGCGGCCGGTGCGCAGGGACTCGGTGAACTCCGTGACGCCGTCGCCGACGGAGCACAGCACACCGAGCCCGGTGACCGCGATCCGTGCGGCCGGGCTCACAGCTGCTTCCGCATGATCTCCACCAGGGTGCCGATGTCCAGGCCCTGGTGGAACTCGTGGACGGGAACGACGATGCCGAGCGTCTCCATGGTCATCGTCACGATGTCGGCGCGGTCGATGCTGTTGCAGCCCAGTTCCGCGAGGGTGCGCTCCGGGGTGAACAGGGAAAGGTCGAGCTCGGGGACGACTTCGGCGGTGTTCTGCCGCAGGGTGGTCAGGACGCGCTCACCGGTGTCTTCGATGCTGGGGGTGCTGTGGGTGTCGTCGATGCTCTCGGGGCCGATGGCCGGTCGGGTCACGGTGAACTCCTTCGGAGGGTGGGGTGTGCTGGATCCGGGCCGATGGTTCCGGACCGCCTGGTCAGATCCACTCGTAGCGACGGTGATAGCCCTCGACGCCGGTCAGCGCGAGCATCTTGGGCCGGTCCACGACCCGGTCGAGATACGCGCTGTATCCGGCGGGGTCCACCATCCGGTCACTGACCGGGCGCAGGCAGCCGAGGGTCTCCGGCAGAAGCTCGGTGTACTCGGCGAAGGTCAGCTCGGCACGGTTGGCGAGCCGCTCCCGGATCCTGGCCCGCCCGACCTCGGCCGCCGAATCCGGGCCCAGGACGCCGCTGAAGAACTCCGAGGAGCAGCCCGATCCGTAGGAGAACAGACCCACCCGCGTCTGCCCCGGCAGCGGAACGTGGTCGATGAGGCTGGCCAGTGCGAGGTAGAGGGAGCCGGAGAAGAGGTTGCCGACCTCGCCCGGATAGTTGAGCGACGGCTCGACGCGCCGTTCGTAGTCGTTCTGGATGTCCTTGGGCGAGGTTCCGTACAGCTCGCGCATCAGCCGTCGGTGGCCCGCCCTGACCATGCCGGAGAACGGTGTGTGCAGCGCCAGATGGTCGAAGGTGGTGGCGAAGTCGGCGCCCTCGACGCGGGTCCGGTAGTCGGCGAAGCTGTGGCTGAGGCACTCCAGGTAGGCGAGCAGCGAGCGGTCGGCGTCCGCGATGTCGAGGTCGGGCAGCGGCCGGGCCGAGTCGAGAGTCTCGAAGCTGTAGAGCCCGAAGGCGCCGAGATCGACCGCGAGGACCCGGGGACGGTCGCCGACGAGCAGGGCCACTGCCCCGGTGCCGGTGGCCGGTTCGGCGTACTGGGCGCGCTCGTCGGCCAGCGAGATGTCGGTGGAGATGATCAGGGCCTTGGCCCCCGGGGAGATCCCGGCGGCGAGCTGGCCGACGGCCAGCTGCAACGCGCCGGTGGCGGAGTAGCAGGCTTGTTTCATCTCCAGCAGGCGGCAGTTGCGGCCGAGTCCCAGGTGCTCGTGCACGTACGTGGCGACCGACTTGCTGTAGTCGATGCCCGACTCGGTTGTGGTGACCAGGAGTTCGATGCGGTCCAGGTCACGGCGCGGGATGCGGTCGAGCAGCGGGCGGGCCGCGTTGACCGCGTGCGTGACCGGGTCCTCGAAGGGCAGGGCCACCGCACGGCGGTTGAGGACGACGTTGTCGAACCGCTGCGGGTCCAGGCCCCGGCCCGCGAACAGCGCCTGCGCGCTGATCGACGCGGAGCCGCCGTAGACGTCCATCGCCTCGATGCCGAAGGTCCCGCGGCTTTCCTGGGCGGTGTCGTTCATCGCTGTGCCCTCCGTGTCTCGCACGCGCCGAGGAACTCGGCCAGCACGGCGTTCACCCCGTCGGAATCGGTCACGGTGGGGAAGTGGCCGGCGTGGGGCAGTTCCCGGTAGCGGGCGTCCGGGATGGCGCCGTGCATCAGGTGCGAGGTCTTCAGCGGCACGACGGCGTCCAGGCCCCCGGCGACGATCAGGGCCGGGACCGCGATGTCCCCGAGCCTGCCGAGCAGGTCGGGCTGCTCGGCGAAGACGTCGAGGTAGCGCAGCCCGATGTGCGGGGCCATGCTTTCGCATCGGCTCAGCACGTCCGCGTACTCCGCGCGGCGCTGCCCAAAGCCGGGAACGTCCGCCGCGGCGTGCCGGTCGAGGTCCTCCTCGATGATGGTCTCCAGCCGGTTCACCTCGCCCGCCCGGTTGGCGTACTTGTACGAGCTGCACAGCAGCGTCAGGGAGGCGGCGCGCCCGGGATGGGCGAGCACGAAACTCTGGGCCAGCAACCCGCCGAACGACGTGCCCACCACGTGCACCGGACCGGCCGGCCCCAGCTGGTCCAGGACCCTCCGGTACAACCCCGCGATGCCTTCCAGCGAGATGTCGCTCGCACTGGTCGTGGCGCCGACCCCCGGGTGGTGCACCACGAGCATCCGGTACCGGTCGGCCAGGCCGGCGAACTGGCCCGCGAAGACTCCGCCGCCCATGTTGAAGGGCGGCATCATCAGGACGGTCGGGCCGCTGCCGCAGTCGAAGACCTCCACCTCGCCGTCGGGCAGGCGCAGCAGATGGCGGACGGCGGACGGGGCGCGCTCGCGCAGCACGTCGAAGTTGCCGGTCCCCGAACCGCTCGGGCGCCCTTCCGCCAGCGCCTCACGGACGTCCGGCGGCAGCGCCTCGGCCGGGTGGTAGTGGGCGCGGGCCGCTCCCAGCGCGTCGGACGGGCCGCCGATCTCGAGGAGATCGGTGCCGGGGACCGGTCCCGCGACCAGGTCCACGAGCCGGTCGGCGGCCAGGAGGACCGTCTCACGGTCCATGCCGACCGGCACGGCGAGCCGGACGAGCTGCCGCGTCGGACGGTCGGCCCCGGCGGCGGTGCCGGGCGTGTCAGGACCGTACGGCGACAGGTGCGGGCCGCCACGGATGCCGGTGTGCTGGTACAGCCAGGCCAGACACGCCTGCATCGGATGCTGGAACCCGTCGAAGCGGGTCAGCCGGTCCAGGTCGAGCAGCACGCAGTGCGCCGAGGTGCCAGGGACCAGCGGGACGCCCCCCGCCTCCAGCCGGGCTTGCAGCTCGGCCACCTGGTCCACCCGGGTGCGGACGAGGTCCATGACGGCCCTCTGGTCGCCGAGGGCGACGGCGAGGGACCGGCGGGCGGACAGTCCCGGTTCGCGCCCCCGCCGCAGCAGCTGCTCGTCCAGGCTCACCGCCAGCTCCCGGTCGCGGACGGCGACCAGACCGCCGGCGTCGACGCCGAAGTCCTTCGAGAGGCTGAAGGTCACGGCACCGGCCAGCGCGAGGATCTCCTCGGCGACGTCCCACGGGCTCCGCCCGCTCTGGCCCGGCTCGTGGGCGGTGATGAGCACCGCGTTGTCCAGCAGCCGGGTGGCGTCGAGGACCAGGGGTACCTGGTGGACGGCGGCACGCGCGGCCACCGCCCTGAGGTTGCCGAGGGAGAGCGGGGCGCCGCCGCGGGCGTTGCCCGCGGTCTCCACGGCGACGAACGAGACCTTGCCCCCGAGCCGTTCCAGGGTCTCCTCCAGGGCCACCGTGTCCAGGTCCGCGGTGAAGGGCCCCGTTCCGCCTCCCGCGCGCAGCACGGTGGACGGGTCGAAGCCCTCGTCCGCGAGGTTGTACAGCCAGGTGGGGAACAGTTCGTTGTGCAGTACCAGACCGCGCCGACCCGGCCAGGCCCGGCACAGCAGCGCTTCCGCGGAACGGCCCGACGCGGTGAGGAAGGCGTGGGCGAACGGCAGCCAGGGCGCGGTGGCGCCGTCACCACCGACGGCCTCCGCGCCCACGGTGTCCGCCGCGCCGGACGACGCGCTGTCGGCCAGCGCGCGCAGCCGGTCCCGCTGCCACGGATCGGTCCGTTCCGCCCAGGAGTCGGTGAGCAGGTCCACGTCGACGCGGGGGTGCGCGATCCGGATCGGATTGTGCCCGTGGGCGGCGAGCTCGGCGGTCCGGCGGGCGACCGCGGGGCTGTCGGCCTCGGGACGGTGACCGGTGACGGCAGTGGGGGCGGGCAGGGCGGCGGGCATGGGCGCCGGGGTGGGCGCGGTGGCGGCGGTGGGGTGGGGGTCGGCGATCATCAGGATGACGTCTCCCACCTCGGTGGCGTCGTTGCCTGTCGGCTGGCAGAGGTACAGCGGCTGCGCGACCGGCCGGAACTTGCTCTTGAACTGGTAGTTCCCGCCTCCGAAGACACCCGCCGACCGCAGTTCGGCCAGCCCGCGCTCTGCCTGCTCCGAGGCGTTGGGCGAGTTCCCCGGCTCCCCGCCGAAGCTGGCGCCGAAGCTGAAGATCTCGCAGCCCTCCGCGCCGAGCCGCTCCAGGATCGCCACGATCGCGTACTCCAGGCCGCCGAGCGGCATATCGTCGGCGTAGAACTCCACGTCCAGCAGATAGCCGTTCTCCGACGGGATCTTCGTGACGACGACGGCGTTCACGACCGTGTCGTCCACGTACGTCAGGAAGATCCGGTGGCGCGCGTCCAGCACACCGCCGGCCAGCTCCGCGCGAACCCTGCCGACGTACGGGTTGACCATCTGCTTCGTGGCAGCCCAGCGGTCGACAAGAAGGGCCAGCCGCGCGTCCACGGCCGGATCGGTTCCGCTGCGGTATTCGTCGGTGCGGCAGGTACCGGCCCGCTCGAACCGCTTGACCATGTACCTCAACCGGCTCATCCGCCCGCCCTTGAGGGAGAAGGAGCCGACGTCCTCGATGCGCTGGAGCGCGCCGAACGGTGTCGAGGTGACCGGCGCCCCGCCGATCTCGTCCAGCCGGACCAGGGACAGCAGGTTGGGCCGCAGGCCGTGACGCCGCGCGTAAGCGAAGTATTCGGCGGCCAGCTCCGTGAAGTGCTCCCCGGGACCGGTGTAGACCCACACGAGCATGGCCGGGCCCTTGCGGGAGCAGGCGTAGAAGCCGCGCCGCTCCGCCCCCACGAAGACGAGGGGTGCAATGTCGCGGCCGGCGAGGCCGCTCTCCTTGCCGTGCTCGGCTTCGAGGCGGGCCATGACCGGACCGAGTTCCGGGTCGAGCAGCGCCTCGTCGCGCGGCAGCAGCAGCGCGGTGGCTGCGAGTCCGCCGTCGTCGGGAGCGGAAGCGGGGCCGGGAGGTGCTTCTTCCGCGGCGTGCGGTTGCGGATCGTCGACGCGGATCCGGGCCAGCGCCTCCGCGCCGTACACGTCGCTCAAGTGCTCGGTGAGGTCCGCGACGGTGGGCCGGTCGTACAGCAGCGTCTTGCGCAGGGTCCCGAGATTCTTCTCCAGCGCGCTCACCACCCGGAGCATGTCGAAGGAGGAGAGGCCGTTCGCCTCGAAGGTGCGTTCCCGGTCGAGGTCGTGCCCGACAATGTCCGTCAGCAGCCGGACCAGTGCTTCCTGGGGTTCGTCCACACCGGACGGGACGGACGGGACGGACGCGACGGACGCGACGGGAACCACCGGGACCACGGGGGCGGCTGTGGCCGCCGGGGGCGCCGGCGCCGCCAGCGCCGCGACGTGGGCGGCCAGTCGGCCGCTGGAGTCGTACTCGTAGAGGTCGGCGCCCTTCAGGTCGAGCCCGTACCGGTCGTTGAGGGCGCGGGCCACGTCCATCCGGAAGATGGAGTCGAGACCGAGGTCGGCGAAGACCGCGTCATCGGTCACCCCGTCCACGGGCAGGCCCAGGACGTTCGCCAGCAGTCCGCGGACTGCCAGCAGGATCTCCCCCGGGCCTTCCCCGGCCGCTGCGGGGGGTGCGGACGGTGCTGGCGGTGCGGGCGGCGTCGGTTTCGGGACCGGAGCGAGGACGGGGGCGGGAGCAGCGGCCTGCGCGAGGGGGGCGAGCTTCACCTTGGGTCGCTCACCCGTCGGCGCGGGCGCTGTGGAGTCCGCGGAGTCGCGGGGCGCCTCGCTGAACCAGTGGCGTTGGGGCGTGAACCGCGCGGCGGGCAACGACTGCCTGCGCGTACGCTCGTCCGCCGGGTCGTCCACAGCCGGGTTCCACGCCTCAAGCACCACATGGGCGTTGGTCCCGCCGAATCCGAAGGAGCTGACGCCCGCGCGCCAGGTGCGCCGGCCGTTCTCGTCCTTGGCACCCTCCCACTCGGTGGTCCGGTCGTTGATCCGGAACGGGGTGTCCGCCAGGCGCAGGTACGGATTGGGTTCCCGCAGGTGCAGATGGGCGGGGAGCGTGCGGTGCACCATGCTCAGCAGCACCTTGAGCACGCCCGCGATCCCCGAGGCCGCCTCCAGGTGGCCGATGTTCGTCTTCACCGAGCCGATCGCGACGCCCGGCGCCTCCCGTACGTCCTCCCCCGCCTCGGCGTACAGCCGTGCGAACGCGTCCTTCGCACCCTCGACCTCGATCGGGTCACCGAGCCGGGTGCCGGTGCCGTGGGTTTCGAGGTAGGTGACGGTGGACGGCGAGATGCCCGCCGCCTGATGGGCGCGGACGAGCACGTCCGCCTGGGCGCGCGGGTTGGGGGCGGTCAGCGACGGCGACTTGCCGCAGTGGTTGACCGCGCTGCCACGGATTACCGCGATGATCCGGTCGCCGTCCGCCTCCGCCCGGTCGAGCGGTTTGAGCAGGACGGCGCCCGCGCCCTCGCCCCGTACGTACCCGTCGGCGTCCTTGTCGAACGTGCGGCAACGTCCGCTGGGGCTGAGCATTCCGGCCTGGGTGAACACGGTGAACAGCCCCGGGCTGAGCTGGAGGCTGACGCCTCCGGCCAGGGCCATGGAGCACTCCCCCTCGGCCACGGCGCGGGCCGCCCGGTGCAGGGCGACCAGCGAGCTGGAGCAGGCCGTGTCGACGGTCTCGCTGGGACCGTGCAGGTCGAGCAGGTGGGAGATCCGGTTGGCCAGCAGCGACCTGGCGATGCCCGTCGCCATGTGGGCCTGCATCGGGACGCCCGAGCGGGCGACGAGTTCGGCGTAGTCCGCAGTGGCCACACCCGCGAACACTCCCGTCGCGGTCCCGCCCAGTTCGTCGGGCCGGTAGCCGGCGTCCTCCAGGGTCCGCCACACCGTCTCCAGGAAGATCCGGTGCTGGGGGTCCATCTGCCGGGCCTCGGTGGGCGAGATGCGGAAGAACGCGGCGTCGAAGTCGCCGACGTCCTCCAGGAAGCCGCCCCGCATCGAGGCGGCGTCGGGATGTGCCAGCAGCTCGGCGCGGTCGGCGGGGGGACCGGTGACCAGGTCGTCGCCCGCCACCAGGTGGTGCCAGAACGCCTTCAGGTCCGGGGAGCCCGGCAGCCGCCCCGCCATGCCGATGACGGCGACGTCCCTGCGTACGGAGACGTCCCCGTGTACGGAGACGGACGGAGCCGGGGGCAGGACCGCCGGGCGGCGGTCCTGTTCCGTCACCGGCTCCTCCTCGGTGGCCGCGGCCGCGGCGGGAATGCCGGGGGTCGGGCCGTGTGTGCTCCGGACCGCTTCGCCGTGCCGGTCGTCGAGATAGTGGGCGACGTCGCCCAGGGTCGGGTTCTCGAACAGCACGGTGGGCAGCAGATCCAGCCCGTAGAGGTCGTTGATCTGAGTGATCAGTTCACCCAGGGAGATCGAGTCGAACCCGAGGTCCATCAGCTCGGCCTCCGGGTCCACCTCGTCCTCGGCCACCATCAGGTACGCGGCGGCGAAGGAACGGAGCCGGGCCTCGACCAGAGGGACAGCCGACACCTCGGGGATCTCCTCCACGCTCTGCTCCTGTTCCACGGCCGTCCTCTCCGTCGCTGTCACTGTCGCGGGCACAGCCGCAGGCGCTGCCACCGGCGGGTCCTGCGGGTTGTCGTCGGGCGGCTCCTGGCCCGCGGTGCCTTCCACGACCAGGTACCGGGTGTGCGTACCGGCAAGGGCCTCCTGGAAGACCCGGAGGCCGGTCTCCGTACGCATCGGCACCATCGACCAGCGCCGCGCGAACAGCCGCCGCGTGGCGTCGTCCACCGCCATACCGCCGTCGGCCCACAGCGGCCAGCCGATCGTGAGGGCGCGGCCCGGCCGGGCTCCGGAGCGCCTGAGCCGCTCGCGGGCACCGGCGAAGTCGAGCTGGAAGGCGTTCGCGTAGGCGTAGTCGGTCTGGCCCAGGTTGCCGGTCTCTCCGGAGAGCGAGGCGAAGACGGCGAAGAAGTCGAGCGGTTCCCCGCGGGTGGCGAGGTCGAGCAGGAGCGTGCCCGCCACCTTGGGACCGAGCACCTGTTCCGCCTCCGCCACGGTCTTGCGGACGGCCCGGCTGTCGTGGCGCACTCCCGCGGCGTGCAGGACGCCGTTGAGCGCGCCGTACCGGGCGCGGATGTCGTCGACCAGCCCGGTGACGTCGTCCGCGTCGCGCAGGTCGGTGGGGCGGTACCAGGCCGTGGAGCCGCCACGCCACAGCGCGGCCGTCCGCCGTTCGATCTCCGCGTCCAGCGGTGAACGTCCCGCCAGCACCAGGTTGACGGGCTGCTGGTCCGCCAGGAACTCGGCGAACAACAGCCCGAGCGCGCCCGCTCCGCCGGTGACCAGATAGGTGCCGCCGGCCTGTACCCGAGCGCCGCCAGGGCGGTCAGGGTCGTCCCCCGGGCCATCGGGGTCGTCGGCGCGGTCCGTCAGCCGCCGGACGGCGCGCACGCCATCGCGGTACATCACCTCCGTGACGCTCTCGCCGACGCGGACGGTCTCGTCGGCGAGCAGGGCGCCGAGCGCGGCGGCGGAGCCGATGTCGCCGCTGTCGTCGTGCTCCACGCGCACGGCGCGGAAGGTGCTGTGCTCCAGCGCCAGGGATTTCAGCATGCCGCCGAGCGCCGAGAACTGCGGCTGCCGCTCTGCCGGACCGTGCAGCACGGCCACCCGCAGCGGAACCCTCCTGCCGCGCCCCAGCACCGCGGCCGCCGCCCAGAGCAGCGCGTACGGGCCTGCGGCGAGGTCGGCGGCGAGCGCCCCCGGCTCGGGCGGGCCATCCCCGTCCGGGGATGCGGGGCAGGCGAGCACGATTGCGTCGGGGAGCTGGTCGCGGGCGGCGAGCGCACCGGCCAGCCGCCGGAAGTGCTCCCTGTCCCCCGGCACCAGGGTGAACACGTCGGCGTCCCGCTCCTCGAACGTTTCGCCGGGGACCACGTGGACGCAGCGCACGCCCCGTGCCGCGAACGCCTCGGCCGTCGCCCGGCGTACGGACGGCTCGGCCGACAGCAGGAGCACGGTGTCCGGCGGGTCCTCGGGCCCGCTCAACGGCGTCGGCTCGTGGACCGGGAGCAGATACCGGTGGGCGGCCACGGTCCGGTCCCCGCCCAGGGTGGGATCCGCCACGCCGGTGTCCAGCCAGTGCCGGGTGCGCTCGAAGGGGTAGGTGGGGAAGGAAACGCGCTGCGGAGGGTGTGCGGACCACATGTCGCGCCAGTCGATCCTGGTGCCTTCGGTCCACAGCGCCGCGAGGTCGGCGAGGGCCTGCTCCCTGCGCGTGTCCGTCGGCGCCTGCGTCCGCGCGTCCCGCAGCGGCGCGTCGGCGCGCTCGTCCGCCGCGCCGCTCGCCGAACGGCCCGCGCGCCCCGCCACCGTCGCGGACCCGCGCACCGGTCCGCCGTCGGCGAAAGCCCGCAGTTCCGCGGCGAGTCCTGCGGTGTCCCGGGCGACGACCGCCAGCCGCTCGGTGAACTCCCTGCGTCCGGTCTGGCTGGTCCAGGCGAGCGCGGCCAGCGCGTCGACCTCCCCCTGGGAGCCCGCGAGATGACGGGCCACCTGACGGGCGTGGTGTCGGAGTTGCTCCGGGGACCGGGCCGACAGCAGGAACAGGTGGGGTCCGGGGTGTACGGGTTCGGGCCGCGGCCGCGCCTGTGGTGGCACGTACTCCTCCACGACGAGATGGGCGTTGGCCCCGCCGGCGCCGAAGGAGCTGATGCCCGCGCGGCGCGGAGCGGCGCCTGCGGAGGGCGCCGGCCAGTCGGTGAGCCGGCGGACCGGGCGGAGCGGCCCGGATGCGAAGTCGATCCTGGGGTTGTCGACCTCCAGGTTGGCGCAGGGCGCCAGCTTGCCGTGCCGTAGCTGGAGCAGCACCTTCGTCAGGCCGGCGATGCCCGCCGCGCCCTCCAGGTGACCGATGTTGGCCTTGACGGACCCGACGGCGCACGCGTGGTCCTCAGGGCCGGTGCCGAACGCCTGCGCGAGGGCAGTGATCTCGATCGGGTCGCCCAGCGAGGTGCCCGTGCCGTGGGCCTCGACGTACGAGACGGTGCGCGGCTCCACGCCGGCCCTCGCCAGCACGTCCTTGATCAGCGCCGTCTGGGCGTTGGGGTTGGGCACGGTGTAACCGCCGGTCTTGCCGCCCGCGTTCATCGAGCCGCCCTTGATGACGCCCCAGATCCGGTCGCCGTCGGCGACTGCCCGCTCCAGCGGTTTCAGGAGGACCGCGCCGACCCCCTCGCCCGGGACGATGCCGTCGGCGCGCGCGTCGAACACCTTGCAGGTACCGTCCGCGGACAGCATGTTGAGCGCGCTCAGCGACACATGGTGGGCGGGGTGCAGGACGAGGTTCACGCCGCCCGCGACGGCGGTCCGGCACTCACCGCGCCGGATGCTCTCACAGGCGAGGTGGACGGCGCTCAGCGAGGACGAACAGGCGCTGTCGATCGCGAGGCTGGGGCCCTGGAAGTCGAAGAAGTAGGAGACCCGGTTGGCGACGGACCAGTGCGCCGAGTGCGCCCCCGAGAGCTTTCCGCTCGGCCATCCGGTGGCGGCGAGCTGGCCGTAGGTTCCGTACATCAGGCCTACGAAGACACCGGTGCTCGTCTCGCGGGTGTGCTCCCCGAGGCACCCCGCCTCTTCCAGGAGGTTCCAGGTGGTCTCCAGGAACAGCCGCTCCTGCGGGTCGATGTGCGCGGCGTCGCGGGCGAGGATGCCGAAGAAGGCGGGGTCGAAGCGGTCGACGCCGTCGAGGAACGCTCCCCACCGGCTGTAGCTGCGCTGCGGCCTGCCGCGCTCGGCATCGAAGGTCGGACGCCAGTCCCAGCGGTCGGCGGGCACCTCGGTGACGCTGACCGTGCCGGATTCGAGGTTGCGCCAGAAGCTGTCCAGGTCGGGGGCCCCGGGGTAGCGGCCGCTGACCCCGATGACGGCGATGTCGCCGGGACGGCTCGCGGCGACGGGTGCGGGGGTGGATGCGGGTTCGGGTGCGGGGTGGATGCGGGTTCGGGTGCGGGGGTGGATGCGGGTTCGGCGGGCACGGCGGCGACGGGCCGGGGCTCGGTCGGGAGTCCGGGCTCGGGCCGCATCAGTTCGGCGAGTTCATCCTGACGTTCCGTCATGAAGTAGTCGGTCAGCTGGGCCAGCGTCAGGCGTTCGAAGAGGAGCGTGGCCGGAAGGTCACCGAGATCC from the Streptomyces sp. RKAG293 genome contains:
- a CDS encoding hydroxymethylglutaryl-CoA synthase; the protein is MNDTAQESRGTFGIEAMDVYGGSASISAQALFAGRGLDPQRFDNVVLNRRAVALPFEDPVTHAVNAARPLLDRIPRRDLDRIELLVTTTESGIDYSKSVATYVHEHLGLGRNCRLLEMKQACYSATGALQLAVGQLAAGISPGAKALIISTDISLADERAQYAEPATGTGAVALLVGDRPRVLAVDLGAFGLYSFETLDSARPLPDLDIADADRSLLAYLECLSHSFADYRTRVEGADFATTFDHLALHTPFSGMVRAGHRRLMRELYGTSPKDIQNDYERRVEPSLNYPGEVGNLFSGSLYLALASLIDHVPLPGQTRVGLFSYGSGCSSEFFSGVLGPDSAAEVGRARIRERLANRAELTFAEYTELLPETLGCLRPVSDRMVDPAGYSAYLDRVVDRPKMLALTGVEGYHRRYEWI
- a CDS encoding phosphopantetheine-binding protein; the encoded protein is MTRPAIGPESIDDTHSTPSIEDTGERVLTTLRQNTAEVVPELDLSLFTPERTLAELGCNSIDRADIVTMTMETLGIVVPVHEFHQGLDIGTLVEIMRKQL
- a CDS encoding alpha/beta fold hydrolase, with protein sequence MHPRTRTRIHPAPEPASTPAPVAASRPGDIAVIGVSGRYPGAPDLDSFWRNLESGTVSVTEVPADRWDWRPTFDAERGRPQRSYSRWGAFLDGVDRFDPAFFGILARDAAHIDPQERLFLETTWNLLEEAGCLGEHTRETSTGVFVGLMYGTYGQLAATGWPSGKLSGAHSAHWSVANRVSYFFDFQGPSLAIDSACSSSLSAVHLACESIRRGECRTAVAGGVNLVLHPAHHVSLSALNMLSADGTCKVFDARADGIVPGEGVGAVLLKPLERAVADGDRIWGVIKGGSMNAGGKTGGYTVPNPNAQTALIKDVLARAGVEPRTVSYVEAHGTGTSLGDPIEITALAQAFGTGPEDHACAVGSVKANIGHLEGAAGIAGLTKVLLQLRHGKLAPCANLEVDNPRIDFASGPLRPVRRLTDWPAPSAGAAPRRAGISSFGAGGANAHLVVEEYVPPQARPRPEPVHPGPHLFLLSARSPEQLRHHARQVARHLAGSQGEVDALAALAWTSQTGRREFTERLAVVARDTAGLAAELRAFADGGPVRGSATVAGRAGRSASGAADERADAPLRDARTQAPTDTRREQALADLAALWTEGTRIDWRDMWSAHPPQRVSFPTYPFERTRHWLDTGVADPTLGGDRTVAAHRYLLPVHEPTPLSGPEDPPDTVLLLSAEPSVRRATAEAFAARGVRCVHVVPGETFEERDADVFTLVPGDREHFRRLAGALAARDQLPDAIVLACPASPDGDGPPEPGALAADLAAGPYALLWAAAAVLGRGRRVPLRVAVLHGPAERQPQFSALGGMLKSLALEHSTFRAVRVEHDDSGDIGSAAALGALLADETVRVGESVTEVMYRDGVRAVRRLTDRADDPDGPGDDPDRPGGARVQAGGTYLVTGGAGALGLLFAEFLADQQPVNLVLAGRSPLDAEIERRTAALWRGGSTAWYRPTDLRDADDVTGLVDDIRARYGALNGVLHAAGVRHDSRAVRKTVAEAEQVLGPKVAGTLLLDLATRGEPLDFFAVFASLSGETGNLGQTDYAYANAFQLDFAGARERLRRSGARPGRALTIGWPLWADGGMAVDDATRRLFARRWSMVPMRTETGLRVFQEALAGTHTRYLVVEGTAGQEPPDDNPQDPPVAAPAAVPATVTATERTAVEQEQSVEEIPEVSAVPLVEARLRSFAAAYLMVAEDEVDPEAELMDLGFDSISLGELITQINDLYGLDLLPTVLFENPTLGDVAHYLDDRHGEAVRSTHGPTPGIPAAAAATEEEPVTEQDRRPAVLPPAPSVSVHGDVSVRRDVAVIGMAGRLPGSPDLKAFWHHLVAGDDLVTGPPADRAELLAHPDAASMRGGFLEDVGDFDAAFFRISPTEARQMDPQHRIFLETVWRTLEDAGYRPDELGGTATGVFAGVATADYAELVARSGVPMQAHMATGIARSLLANRISHLLDLHGPSETVDTACSSSLVALHRAARAVAEGECSMALAGGVSLQLSPGLFTVFTQAGMLSPSGRCRTFDKDADGYVRGEGAGAVLLKPLDRAEADGDRIIAVIRGSAVNHCGKSPSLTAPNPRAQADVLVRAHQAAGISPSTVTYLETHGTGTRLGDPIEVEGAKDAFARLYAEAGEDVREAPGVAIGSVKTNIGHLEAASGIAGVLKVLLSMVHRTLPAHLHLREPNPYLRLADTPFRINDRTTEWEGAKDENGRRTWRAGVSSFGFGGTNAHVVLEAWNPAVDDPADERTRRQSLPAARFTPQRHWFSEAPRDSADSTAPAPTGERPKVKLAPLAQAAAPAPVLAPVPKPTPPAPPAPSAPPAAAGEGPGEILLAVRGLLANVLGLPVDGVTDDAVFADLGLDSIFRMDVARALNDRYGLDLKGADLYEYDSSGRLAAHVAALAAPAPPAATAAPVVPVVPVASVASVPSVPSGVDEPQEALVRLLTDIVGHDLDRERTFEANGLSSFDMLRVVSALEKNLGTLRKTLLYDRPTVADLTEHLSDVYGAEALARIRVDDPQPHAAEEAPPGPASAPDDGGLAATALLLPRDEALLDPELGPVMARLEAEHGKESGLAGRDIAPLVFVGAERRGFYACSRKGPAMLVWVYTGPGEHFTELAAEYFAYARRHGLRPNLLSLVRLDEIGGAPVTSTPFGALQRIEDVGSFSLKGGRMSRLRYMVKRFERAGTCRTDEYRSGTDPAVDARLALLVDRWAATKQMVNPYVGRVRAELAGGVLDARHRIFLTYVDDTVVNAVVVTKIPSENGYLLDVEFYADDMPLGGLEYAIVAILERLGAEGCEIFSFGASFGGEPGNSPNASEQAERGLAELRSAGVFGGGNYQFKSKFRPVAQPLYLCQPTGNDATEVGDVILMIADPHPTAATAPTPAPMPAALPAPTAVTGHRPEADSPAVARRTAELAAHGHNPIRIAHPRVDVDLLTDSWAERTDPWQRDRLRALADSASSGAADTVGAEAVGGDGATAPWLPFAHAFLTASGRSAEALLCRAWPGRRGLVLHNELFPTWLYNLADEGFDPSTVLRAGGGTGPFTADLDTVALEETLERLGGKVSFVAVETAGNARGGAPLSLGNLRAVAARAAVHQVPLVLDATRLLDNAVLITAHEPGQSGRSPWDVAEEILALAGAVTFSLSKDFGVDAGGLVAVRDRELAVSLDEQLLRRGREPGLSARRSLAVALGDQRAVMDLVRTRVDQVAELQARLEAGGVPLVPGTSAHCVLLDLDRLTRFDGFQHPMQACLAWLYQHTGIRGGPHLSPYGPDTPGTAAGADRPTRQLVRLAVPVGMDRETVLLAADRLVDLVAGPVPGTDLLEIGGPSDALGAARAHYHPAEALPPDVREALAEGRPSGSGTGNFDVLRERAPSAVRHLLRLPDGEVEVFDCGSGPTVLMMPPFNMGGGVFAGQFAGLADRYRMLVVHHPGVGATTSASDISLEGIAGLYRRVLDQLGPAGPVHVVGTSFGGLLAQSFVLAHPGRAASLTLLCSSYKYANRAGEVNRLETIIEEDLDRHAAADVPGFGQRRAEYADVLSRCESMAPHIGLRYLDVFAEQPDLLGRLGDIAVPALIVAGGLDAVVPLKTSHLMHGAIPDARYRELPHAGHFPTVTDSDGVNAVLAEFLGACETRRAQR